Proteins encoded in a region of the Streptomyces sp. NBC_01298 genome:
- a CDS encoding M55 family metallopeptidase: MKILISADMEGATGVTWPADVLPGTPQWERCRSLFTSDVNAAVLGFYDAGAERVLVNEAHWTMRNLLLEQLDPRVELLTGRHKSLSMVEGVQHGDVDGIAFVGYHTGAGEEGVLAHTYLANSITGVWVNGTRASEGLLNAHVVAEYGVPVVLVTGDDLTCADAAGYAPDAVTVAVKDHVSRYAAVCRTPARTAADIRAAAKEAAALAVRHEPVRGGPFAVEVEFDAEHLAMAATVVPGVERAGERRVGYTSGTMYEGIRTFKAVTTIVSAAVEEQYG; the protein is encoded by the coding sequence ATGAAGATCCTCATCTCCGCCGACATGGAAGGCGCCACCGGCGTCACCTGGCCCGCCGACGTGCTGCCCGGGACCCCGCAGTGGGAACGCTGCCGGAGCCTGTTCACCTCCGACGTGAACGCCGCCGTCCTCGGGTTCTACGACGCCGGGGCGGAGCGCGTACTCGTCAACGAGGCCCACTGGACCATGCGCAACCTGCTGCTGGAGCAGCTCGACCCGCGCGTCGAGCTGCTCACCGGCCGCCACAAGTCCCTCTCCATGGTGGAGGGCGTCCAGCACGGGGACGTCGACGGCATCGCCTTCGTCGGCTACCACACGGGCGCCGGCGAAGAGGGCGTGCTCGCCCACACCTACCTCGCCAACTCCATCACGGGGGTCTGGGTCAACGGGACCCGCGCCAGCGAGGGCCTGCTCAACGCGCACGTGGTCGCCGAGTACGGGGTCCCCGTCGTCCTGGTCACCGGAGACGACCTGACCTGCGCCGACGCCGCCGGGTACGCCCCGGACGCGGTGACGGTCGCCGTCAAGGACCACGTCTCGCGCTACGCCGCCGTCTGCCGCACCCCGGCCCGTACGGCCGCCGACATCCGGGCCGCCGCCAAGGAGGCCGCGGCCCTCGCCGTACGCCACGAACCGGTGCGGGGAGGACCGTTCGCGGTGGAGGTGGAGTTCGACGCCGAGCACCTGGCGATGGCGGCCACCGTCGTGCCCGGGGTCGAGCGGGCGGGTGAGCGTAGGGTCGGATACACCAGCGGGACGATGTACGAGGGGATCCGGACCTTCAAGGCGGTCACCACGATCGTCTCGGCAGCGGTGGAGGAGCAGTATGGCTGA